One Oenanthe melanoleuca isolate GR-GAL-2019-014 chromosome 3, OMel1.0, whole genome shotgun sequence DNA segment encodes these proteins:
- the C3H1orf131 gene encoding uncharacterized protein C1orf131 homolog, translated as MSAATGAAGGHTPARPARSPAAAAMGPREPRRRLEAVLGALYDLGEEPGGARGAAGDGGARAVPPPAEKEEEKEAERREPEPQQAAGGRRGARGFFGELRAELSAAGAAPPAPAPPAVEVVVFRARKRKERHGPAAAPAGPAQTQIVNEEKNEVRQEFNFEKARLEVHKFGITGYKKQEQRIWEQERAIMLGAKPPKKAHVNYRTYQEKLKEKKAAKDADKEKEHKGDAVKKKKKQKEQKERIFLYYSASG; from the exons ATGTCGGCTGCGACGGGAGCCGCCGGGGGTCACacgccggcccggcccgcccgctCGCCCGCCGCGGCAGCCATGGGGCCGCGGGAGCCGCGCCGCCGGCTGGAGGCGGTGCTCGGCGCCCTCTACGACCTGG GTGAGGAGCCCGGCGGCGCTCGGGGTGCTGCGGGGGATGGCGGAGCGAGAGCAGTGCCGCCGCCAGCggagaaagaagaggagaaggaggcgGAGAGACGGGAGCCGGAGCCGCAGcaggcggcgggcgggcggcgcggggcccgCGGCTTCTTCGGGGAGCTGCGGGCCGAGCTGAGcgccgccggcgctgccccgccggcccccgccccgcccgccgtGGAGGTCGTGGTGTTCCGCgcgaggaagaggaaggagcgGCACGGCCCCGCCGCAGCGCCCGCCGGCCCGGCACAG acCCAAATAgtgaatgaagagaaaaatgaagtcaGACAAGAATTTAACTTTGAAAAG GCTCGCCTGGAAGTGCACAAGTTTGGGATCACCGGCTACAAGAAGCAGGAGCAACGTATTTGGGAACAGGAACGTGCCATCATGCTGGGAGCCAAG CCCCCCAAAAAGGCACATGTGAATTACAGGACTTACCAAGagaaactgaaagagaaaaaagcagcgAAGGATGCTGATAAGGAAAAG GAACATAAAGGTGATGCTgttaagaagaagaagaagcagaaagaacagaagGAGAG GATTTTTCTGTACTACTCTGCCTCTGGATGA